A single genomic interval of Pseudochaenichthys georgianus chromosome 3, fPseGeo1.2, whole genome shotgun sequence harbors:
- the nod2 gene encoding nucleotide-binding oligomerization domain-containing protein 2 yields the protein MFVQELVLRQRTEILNALCSSGSAEHLEQVLDILLSQGELTWEDYQNIQVSGRALHCNARKLLDLVYIKGEDTCGLFFAAFKRVLPDAKGVGTSSSGCSSTLEEKEEHQGTCTETLLTQRPSLVEKLRGCIDGALEDLVTSGHFTSADCCEVQLPIHTPCQQARRLLDHVRSKGESAAKVVLQFIQHKQEPVSPLSQEKLTPPKEVLKYQKKLSSSISAQSCFLSTYGGTSHMSLDDIYTDGQLELAHNCVDVNGPLGLEDIVGAVGTVNKEADTVLVSGEAGGGKSTLLQRLHLLWARGAALQDFLLLFPFSCRRLNSEQRELSLQELLFQHCCWPDRQQEEIFQFILDHPHLILFTFDGLDELKQSFSDEHRLCCPTQRAPVHILLFNLIQGSLMKGVRKVVTSRPEAVGPLLKKHLCKEVLLKGFSPSGIDCFVRKHHSDAHVAAKVLESLRTNTALLGLCHSPVLCWIVSQCHKELLGCGEGSLTTITDVYLMILQHFFQHQSSQKNTTGLCWLQQHLRTVLHLGKLAFDGIGATCYIFSGTDLETCGVTEKDICMGFLVRSKDISTHTEGYEFLHLTMQCFFSALYIVLSDNTDRSTIPKLFETQKMKEAGQSSRCFIACLPSTDQPQRPSGGETAAAETPNRQITATFVSGLLSQRHRNLWLHCCPSAVMEKRVRQVVKCLSKGMQKHFKSIPRPVEGEKKSMHAMPGFVWLIKCIYEMQEDRVAIDAMSKLEVDHLKLTYCNIGPVECTALAYVLQHLRNPVGLQLDNNSVGDVGVEQLLPCMHICNSLYLRNNNITDEGIRKLLAKTIQCENFKKIALFNNNLTDACTQHFSRLLKIKQNFVSLRLGNNNLTEKGAKQLAEGLKCNHSLQYLGLWGNKIGDAGAEALATALENSKTLVWLSLVDNGVGSAGACALSNIIKNCTSLEELWLTENHITRSGVESLIQAMQHNTHVKSVWLRNNDLSLEEVEEMKQRESRLIL from the exons ATGTTTGTACAGGAGCTTGTGCTGAGACAACGCACAGAGATCCTGAATGCACTGTGCAGCAGCGGGTCAGCAGAACATCTGGAGCAGGTGTTGGACATATTGCTGTCTCAAGGGGAACTCACATGGGAGGACTACCAGAACATACAGGTCTCAGGTAGGGCGCTGCACTGCAATGCCAGAAAGCTGCTGGATCTGGTTTACATAAAGGGAGAGGACACATGTggactcttctttgctgcttttaAAAGAGTCCTGCCTGATGCAAAGGGAGTTGGCACCTCATCTTCAGGATGCTCTTCCACTCTGGAGGAAAAAGAAGAACACCAGGGCACGTGTACTGAGACTCTTCTGACTCAAAGACCGAGCTTGGTAGAAAAACTTCGAGGATGCATTGATGGTGCTTTAGAAGATCTTGTCACATCTGGACACTTCACTTCAGCAGACTGCTGTGAAGTGCAGCTTCCTATCCACACACCCTGTCAGCAG GCGAGGCGTTTGCTGGACCATGTCAGATCAAAAGGAGAATCTGCAGCAAAGGTTGTACTACAGTTCATTCAGCACAAACAGGAACCTGTATCTCCACTGAGCCAGGAGAAATTGACTCCTCCCAAAG AGGTGTTAAAGTATCAGAAGAAGCTCAGCAGCTCAATCTCCGCTCAGTCCTGCTTCCTCAGTACTTATGGAGGGACCAGCCACATGTCTCTGGACGACATCTACACTGACGGCCAGCTGGAACTCGCTCATAACTGCGTGGATGTCAATGGACCTTTGGGCCTGGAGGACATAGTGGGTGCAGTGGGTACAGTGAACAAGGAGGCGGACACGGTGTTGGTGTCGGGGGAAGCGGGCGGAGGAAAGAGCACTTTACTCCAGAGGCTGCACCTGCTTTGGGCTCGGGGGGCAGCGCTGCAGGACTTCCTCCTTCTGTTCCCGTTCAGCTGTCGCAGGTTGAACTCCGAGCAAAGGGAACTCTCTCTACAGGAGCTGCTGTTTCAGCACTGCTGCTGGCCGGACAGACAGCAGGAGGAGATCTTCCAGTTCATCCTGGACCACCCACACCTCATCCTCTTCACCTTCGATGGCCTGGATGAGCTGAAGCAGAGCTTTTCAGATGAGCACAGACTCTGCTGCCCCACCCAGCGTGCTCCTGTTCACATCCTACTCTTCAACTTAATCCAGGGTTCCCTAATGAAGGGTGTGAGGAAAGTGGTGACCAGTCGCCCAGAGGCGGTGGGCCCTTTGCTCAAGAAACATCTCTGCAAAGAGGTCCTCCTCAAAGGCTTTTCCCCAAGTGGGATTGACTGTTTTGTGAGGAAGCATCACAGCGACGCCCATGTGGCTGCTAAGGTTTTGGAGTCCTTGCGGACAAACACTGCGTTACTCGGACTGTGTCATAGTCCAGTCCTGTGCTGGATCGTCTCACAGTGCCATAAAGAGTTGCTAGGCTGCGGAGAGGGCAGCCTAACAACAATCACAGACGTTTACCTAATGATCCTGCAGCACTTTTTCCAGCACCAAAGCTCCCAGAAGAACACTACAGGGCTATGTTGGCTTCAGCAGCATCTGCGAACTGTGTTGCATCTTGGGAAGCTTGCCTTTGATGGGATAGGAGCAACCTGTTATATCTTCTCAGGCACAGACTTGGAGACATGTGGTGTGACTGAGAAGGACATCTGCATGGGTTTTCTCGTGCGGAGTAAAGATATATCCACCCACACTGAAGGTTATGAATTCCTTCACTTGACTATGCAATGTTTCTTTTCAGCTTTGTACATCGTGTTGTCGGATAACACTGACCGCTCAACTATCCCGAAGCTCTTTGAGACGCAGAAAATGAAGGAGGCAGGTCAGAGCAGCAGATGCTTCATCGCCTGCTTGCCTTCTACTGACCAACCACAGCGGCCTTCAGGGGGGGAAACTGCAGCCGCTGAAACGCCAAATCGGCAAATCACAGCCACCTTTGTGTCTGGACTTCTGTCACAGCGCCATCGAAACCTGTGGCTCCACTGCTGCCCCAGCGCTGTGATGGAGAAGAGGGTCAGACAGGTGGTGAAGTGCTTATCCAAAGGCATGCAGAAACACTTTAAGTCCATCCCTCGGCCCGTAGAGGGGGAGAAGAAGAGCATGCATGCAATGCCAGGCTTCGTCTGGCTTATCAAATGCATCTATGAGATGCAGGAGGACAGGGTTGCTATAGACGCCATGAGTAAGCTGGAGGTGGACCACCTGAAACTGACCTACTGTAACATCGGTCCTGTAGAGTGCACGGCTCTAGCCTACGTGCTGCAGCATTTAAGGAATCCTGTCGGCCTGCAGCTGGACAACAACTCTGTGGGCGACGTTGGAGTGGAGCAGCTCCTCCCCTGTATGCACATCTGCAATTCCCTATA CCTCAGAAATAATAACATCACAGACGAGGGGATCCGCAAACTACTTGCTAAAACTATCCAGTGTGAAAACTTCAAGAAAattgc GCTCTTCAACAACAATCTAACGGATGCATGCACACAGCACTTTTCTCGCCTTCTGAAGATAAAGCAGAACTTTGTTTCTCTGAG GCTAGGCAACAATAATCTAACAGAAAAAGGAGCAAAGCAGTTGGCAGAGGGACTGAAATGCAACCACTCACTGCAGTATTTAGG GCTATGGGGCAACAAGATAGGAGATGCAGGAGCAGAAGCCCTCGCCACTGCCCTAGAGAACAGCAAAACCTTGGTGTGGCTCAG CTTGGTAGACAATGGAGTGGGGAGTGCCGGAGCATGTGCCCTCTCCAACATCATCAAGAACTGTACGTCACTGGAAGAGCTGTG GTTGACAGAGAACCACATAACCAGATCAGGAGTGGAAAGTCTGATTCAAGCGATGCAACACAACACCCATGTGAAATCAGTGTG GTTGAGAAACAATGACCTCAGTTTGGAGGAAGTAGAGGAGATGAAACAACGGGAGTCAAGACTTATCCTCTAA